A part of Microbacterium atlanticum genomic DNA contains:
- a CDS encoding SDR family oxidoreductase, with translation MATHLLTGAGSGIGAALAERLAERGDELWLLARDAGRASQLRGRFPGAQTLVGDLADPARLSWAFGHQSMPARLDSLLHVAGVVELGAVAETPVATWQHQLNVNTVAPAELTRLLLPALRIARGHVVFVNSGAGLRVNPEWGSYAASKFAVRAVADALRDEERANGIRVTTVYPGRTATPMQEKVHQQEGADYDAAKWIHPASVATTILAALDLPRDADLTELTVRPGA, from the coding sequence GTGGCCACGCATCTCCTCACCGGCGCCGGCTCGGGCATCGGAGCGGCGCTCGCCGAGCGACTCGCCGAGCGCGGCGACGAACTGTGGCTGCTCGCGCGCGACGCGGGTCGCGCGTCGCAGCTGCGCGGCCGCTTCCCGGGCGCGCAGACGCTCGTCGGCGACCTCGCCGACCCGGCGCGGCTGTCGTGGGCGTTCGGGCACCAGAGCATGCCGGCCCGTCTGGATTCGCTCCTGCACGTCGCGGGAGTGGTCGAACTCGGTGCGGTGGCCGAAACGCCGGTGGCCACCTGGCAGCACCAGCTCAACGTGAACACCGTCGCACCGGCCGAGCTCACGCGACTGCTGCTCCCCGCGCTGCGCATCGCTCGCGGGCACGTCGTCTTCGTCAACTCCGGCGCCGGTCTGCGGGTGAACCCGGAGTGGGGCTCCTACGCGGCGAGCAAGTTCGCGGTCCGCGCGGTGGCGGACGCGCTGCGCGACGAGGAGCGCGCGAACGGGATCCGGGTGACGACGGTGTACCCGGGCCGCACGGCGACCCCGATGCAGGAGAAGGTGCATCAGCAGGAGGGCGCGGACTACGACGCGGCCAAGTGGATCCATCCCGCGTCGGTCGCCACGACGATCCTCGCCGCGCTGGATCTGCCCCGCGACGCCGACCTCACCGAGCTCACCGTCCGTCCTGGCGCCTGA
- a CDS encoding TrmH family RNA methyltransferase, with amino-acid sequence MAATWISDAADDRLADYRDLTDVALRRVIEPEGGLYIAESAKVLARALAAGHRPRSVLVQEKWLPDAEALLDDEAVPVYVVTAEIAQSLTGYAVHRGVLASMHRPALPAVADVLAGARLVVVLDDIVDHTNVGAIFRAAAGLGADGVLIGPRCADPLYRRSVRVSMGTVFQVPWTRLPEWGQAREALHGAGFELAALALTDDAVSLDEFRRRRPERVALMLGAEGDGLSRTALEAADTVVTIPMSGGVDSLNVAAASAVALWELRRR; translated from the coding sequence ATGGCTGCGACCTGGATCTCCGACGCCGCCGACGACCGGCTCGCCGACTACCGCGATCTCACCGACGTCGCGCTGCGGCGCGTCATCGAACCCGAGGGCGGCCTCTACATCGCCGAGTCCGCCAAGGTGCTGGCGCGGGCGCTCGCGGCGGGCCACCGCCCGCGATCCGTCCTCGTGCAGGAGAAGTGGCTTCCTGACGCCGAGGCGCTGCTCGACGACGAGGCGGTCCCCGTCTACGTCGTCACCGCGGAGATCGCGCAATCGCTGACCGGATACGCCGTGCACCGCGGGGTGCTCGCGTCGATGCACCGTCCGGCGCTGCCCGCGGTGGCCGACGTCCTCGCCGGGGCGCGGCTGGTCGTCGTTCTCGACGACATCGTCGACCACACCAACGTGGGCGCGATCTTCCGCGCCGCCGCGGGCCTCGGCGCCGACGGCGTGCTCATCGGTCCCCGCTGCGCCGACCCGCTGTACCGGCGCAGCGTGCGCGTGAGCATGGGCACGGTCTTCCAGGTTCCGTGGACCCGCCTGCCGGAGTGGGGACAGGCGCGCGAAGCGCTGCACGGCGCCGGCTTCGAGCTGGCCGCGCTCGCCCTCACCGACGACGCGGTGTCGCTGGACGAGTTCCGTCGCCGACGGCCGGAGCGGGTCGCGCTCATGCTCGGCGCCGAGGGCGACGGCCTGTCCCGCACCGCTCTGGAGGCGGCCGACACGGTGGTCACGATTCCCATGTCCGGCGGTGTCGACTCGCTCAACGTCGCCGCGGCCAGTGCCGTGGCGCTGTGGGAGCTGCGCCGACGCTGA
- a CDS encoding Sir2 family NAD-dependent protein deacetylase, with the protein MTSTAIGLDARATDAVAEAIATLSGRRIAVLTGAGVSTDSGIPDYRGAGAPVRTPMTVDQFLASDSSRRRYWVGSHLGWKAFAAAEPNAGHRAIADLENRGLATGVITQNVDGLHVRAGSRRVVELHGTMRRVFCTHCGQVFDRRDLAARVEDDNPWIRVPENVPLGPDGDVLPASTDGFRVPECTVCGGMLKPDVVFFGEFIPAEKFREAEQLVHTSEALIIAGSSLVVNSGIRLLERARRRRLPVVIVNRGQTRADGRATVKVDGGTSEVLRLLADGLPALA; encoded by the coding sequence GTGACCTCGACGGCGATCGGTTTGGACGCACGCGCGACGGATGCCGTCGCCGAGGCGATCGCGACGCTCTCCGGGCGCCGCATCGCGGTGCTCACCGGCGCGGGCGTCTCGACCGACTCCGGCATCCCCGACTACCGCGGCGCGGGTGCGCCCGTACGCACGCCGATGACGGTGGACCAGTTCTTGGCCAGCGACTCATCCCGGCGCCGCTACTGGGTCGGCAGCCACCTCGGCTGGAAGGCGTTCGCGGCTGCCGAGCCCAACGCGGGGCATCGCGCCATCGCCGACCTCGAGAACCGGGGACTGGCCACCGGCGTCATCACGCAGAACGTCGACGGTCTCCACGTCCGCGCGGGCAGCCGGCGCGTCGTGGAGCTGCACGGCACGATGCGCCGGGTGTTCTGCACCCACTGCGGCCAGGTCTTCGACCGGCGTGACCTCGCGGCGCGCGTCGAGGACGACAACCCCTGGATCCGTGTGCCCGAGAACGTTCCGCTCGGCCCGGACGGCGATGTGCTGCCCGCCAGCACCGACGGCTTCCGCGTGCCCGAGTGCACGGTGTGCGGCGGCATGCTCAAACCCGACGTGGTGTTCTTCGGCGAGTTCATCCCCGCGGAGAAGTTCCGCGAGGCCGAGCAGCTCGTGCACACCAGCGAAGCCCTCATCATCGCCGGCTCCTCACTCGTGGTGAACTCAGGCATCCGGCTCCTGGAGCGCGCACGCCGTCGGCGCCTCCCGGTGGTGATCGTGAACCGCGGGCAGACGCGCGCCGACGGGCGCGCCACGGTCAAGGTCGACGGAGGCACCAGCGAAGTGCTGCGCCTCCTCGCGGACGGCCTCCCGGCCCTGGCCTGA
- a CDS encoding histidine phosphatase family protein, which translates to MTALILIRHGETDWNRDRRIQGSTDIPLNDDGRAQARATAALLRERLPLTTPPAVVSSDLLRARETAEIIAGELGLAAPRTYPGLRERAYGQAEGVGIDEFRRRWGDWYTAEVPGAEPWADLRARGIEALGRAVRDHRRATAPAGSSLIVVSHGALIREMIRHATAGELPPEGERLLNGSAHDFVYERDHLRLVAYAGLVA; encoded by the coding sequence GTGACCGCGCTGATCCTCATCCGCCACGGCGAGACCGATTGGAACCGGGACCGGCGCATCCAGGGGTCGACCGACATCCCCCTCAACGACGACGGCCGCGCGCAGGCTCGCGCGACCGCCGCCCTGCTCCGCGAGCGCCTCCCGCTCACGACGCCGCCGGCCGTCGTGTCGAGCGACCTCCTGCGGGCACGCGAGACGGCCGAGATCATCGCCGGCGAACTCGGCCTCGCCGCGCCCCGGACCTACCCCGGGCTGCGAGAGCGTGCGTACGGTCAGGCGGAGGGCGTGGGCATCGACGAGTTCCGCCGGCGGTGGGGCGACTGGTACACCGCCGAGGTCCCGGGTGCCGAGCCGTGGGCCGATCTGCGCGCGCGCGGCATCGAGGCCCTCGGCAGGGCGGTGCGCGATCATCGTCGTGCGACGGCGCCGGCGGGGTCATCCCTCATCGTCGTCAGTCACGGCGCACTCATCCGCGAGATGATCCGACACGCCACCGCAGGCGAGCTGCCGCCTGAGGGCGAGCGGCTGCTGAACGGTTCGGCACACGACTTCGTCTACGAGCGCGATCATCTGCGGCTCGTCGCATACGCGGGCCTGGTGGCCTAG
- a CDS encoding iron chaperone produces the protein MAPPATVDEYIAGFPPEVAARLTRIRSEIVEAVAASSGTRPEEKMRYGIAAVMLGGRYALHFAGWKKHIGLYPVPPLPASLEAEIQPFRAEKDSVVFPHSKDLPYDLVARIAREIADERGRQQPAG, from the coding sequence ATGGCCCCTCCCGCCACCGTCGACGAGTACATCGCAGGCTTCCCGCCGGAGGTCGCCGCCCGGCTGACCCGCATCCGAAGCGAGATCGTGGAAGCGGTCGCGGCATCCTCGGGCACCAGGCCGGAGGAGAAGATGCGCTACGGCATCGCCGCCGTCATGCTGGGCGGCCGGTACGCGCTGCACTTCGCGGGCTGGAAGAAGCACATCGGGCTGTATCCCGTGCCGCCGCTGCCGGCTTCACTGGAGGCCGAGATCCAGCCCTTCCGAGCCGAGAAGGACTCGGTCGTCTTCCCGCACTCGAAGGACCTCCCCTACGACCTGGTCGCGCGCATCGCCCGCGAGATCGCCGACGAGCGCGGGCGTCAGCAGCCGGCGGGCTGA
- a CDS encoding HpcH/HpaI aldolase/citrate lyase family protein: MTFDLGPALLFCPADRPERYEKAMQRADAVILDLEDAVAPADKTAARGHLIESELDPARVIVRVNPPETADFAADLATLSQTDYRRIMVAKAESPKRIGKIDARFDVVALCETAKGVAQADRLAALANVSALMWGAEDLVASIGGTSSRKPNGRYRDIARYARSRVLLAAGARGKAAIDAVHLDIDGMKRLRIEATDAAASGFRATACIHPSQVAVIREAYRPDEQAVAWARAVLDAAAGERGVFSHEGRMVDEPVLRHARSVLARAGA, encoded by the coding sequence ATGACGTTCGACCTGGGACCAGCGCTTCTGTTCTGCCCCGCCGACCGGCCCGAGCGGTACGAGAAGGCGATGCAGCGCGCGGACGCGGTCATCCTCGACCTCGAGGACGCCGTGGCACCCGCCGACAAGACGGCGGCGCGCGGGCACCTCATCGAATCCGAGCTCGATCCCGCCCGCGTCATCGTGCGGGTGAACCCGCCCGAGACGGCGGACTTCGCCGCAGACCTCGCGACGCTGTCGCAGACCGACTACCGCCGGATCATGGTCGCCAAGGCCGAGTCGCCCAAGCGCATCGGCAAGATCGACGCCCGATTCGACGTCGTCGCGCTCTGCGAGACCGCCAAGGGGGTCGCGCAGGCCGATCGCCTCGCGGCACTGGCCAACGTCTCGGCGCTCATGTGGGGCGCCGAGGACCTCGTGGCGAGCATCGGCGGCACCTCCAGCCGCAAGCCGAACGGCCGGTACCGGGACATCGCCCGCTACGCGCGGTCCCGTGTGCTCCTCGCGGCGGGTGCACGGGGCAAGGCTGCGATCGACGCTGTGCACCTCGACATCGACGGCATGAAGCGCCTCAGGATCGAAGCGACGGATGCCGCGGCATCCGGATTCCGCGCCACCGCCTGCATCCACCCGAGCCAGGTGGCGGTCATCCGCGAGGCCTACCGCCCCGACGAGCAGGCCGTGGCGTGGGCACGGGCCGTGCTGGACGCGGCCGCGGGCGAGCGGGGCGTGTTCTCGCACGAGGGGCGCATGGTGGACGAACCCGTGCTCCGCCACGCGCGCAGCGTCCTGGCGCGCGCGGGGGCGTGA
- a CDS encoding MaoC family dehydratase has protein sequence MTSDTHPEGAARAIEQRGLYYDELEVGARYLHRPGRTATEADNVLFSSLTMNTQALHLDAAYAGAQPFGQRLMNSMWTLATMVGASVSQITQGTLVAQLGLTDIRFPAALFHGDTLYTETEVVQKRPSASRPGQGIVTLRHTGRNQRGEVVAVATRTALMWCAPAGGAPTAGGPAEEAS, from the coding sequence GTGACCTCCGACACGCACCCCGAGGGCGCGGCTCGGGCGATCGAGCAGCGCGGGCTGTACTACGACGAGCTCGAGGTCGGCGCCCGCTATCTGCATCGCCCCGGCCGCACCGCGACAGAGGCGGACAACGTGCTGTTCTCGTCGCTGACGATGAACACCCAGGCGCTGCACCTGGATGCCGCGTACGCGGGCGCGCAGCCGTTCGGTCAGCGGCTGATGAACTCGATGTGGACCCTGGCGACGATGGTGGGGGCATCCGTCTCCCAGATCACGCAGGGCACGCTGGTGGCCCAGCTCGGGCTGACGGACATCCGCTTCCCGGCGGCCCTCTTCCACGGCGACACGCTGTACACCGAGACCGAGGTGGTCCAGAAGCGGCCGTCGGCGTCGCGCCCCGGCCAGGGGATCGTGACCCTGCGTCACACCGGCCGCAACCAGCGCGGCGAGGTCGTCGCCGTGGCCACCCGGACCGCGCTGATGTGGTGCGCCCCCGCCGGCGGAGCGCCGACGGCCGGGGGACCGGCGGAGGAGGCGTCATGA
- a CDS encoding acyl-CoA dehydrogenase family protein — protein sequence MDGYDNYDLSDDERELAAMAREFADEVVAPRSYEADRTHTLPMDVVAQMGELGLFGLPFPEEYGGQGGDYFALCLAIEALGRVDQSLAITLEAGVSLGAMPVFRFGTEEQKRELLPDLLAGRALAGFGLTEPEAGSDAGATRTTARLEGGEWVINGSKQFITNSGTDITRFVTVTAVTGEADGRKEISTIIVPNGTPGFTVEPGYDKVGWRASDTHPLTFQDARVPEANLLGERGRGFANFLHILDEGRIAIAALSTGAAEGCLEAAIDYARKRTVFGEALATRQGIQFLLARMQQRVHLARLAWHHAARLRDAGKPFKTQAAIAKLTASDAAMDNARDATQVFGGNGFMNEYPVARHYRDSKILEIGEGTNEVQLLVIARALGVA from the coding sequence ATGGACGGCTACGACAACTACGACCTCAGCGACGACGAGCGCGAGCTCGCCGCGATGGCCCGCGAGTTCGCCGACGAGGTCGTCGCGCCGCGCTCGTACGAGGCGGACCGCACGCACACGCTTCCGATGGACGTCGTCGCGCAGATGGGGGAGCTGGGACTGTTCGGCCTGCCGTTCCCCGAGGAGTACGGCGGACAGGGCGGCGACTACTTCGCGCTGTGCCTGGCGATCGAGGCACTGGGCCGGGTCGACCAGTCGCTCGCCATCACGCTGGAGGCGGGCGTGAGCCTCGGCGCCATGCCGGTGTTCCGCTTCGGCACCGAGGAGCAGAAGCGCGAGCTCCTTCCCGACCTGCTCGCCGGGCGTGCCCTGGCGGGCTTCGGTCTCACCGAGCCGGAGGCGGGATCCGACGCCGGCGCCACCCGCACCACCGCGCGCCTGGAGGGCGGCGAGTGGGTGATCAACGGGTCGAAGCAGTTCATCACGAACTCCGGCACCGACATCACGCGCTTCGTCACGGTCACCGCCGTCACGGGGGAGGCCGACGGTCGCAAGGAGATCTCGACCATCATCGTCCCCAACGGCACGCCGGGGTTCACCGTCGAGCCGGGGTACGACAAGGTGGGCTGGCGCGCCTCCGACACCCACCCGCTCACCTTCCAGGACGCGCGGGTGCCCGAGGCCAACCTCCTCGGCGAGCGCGGACGCGGCTTCGCGAACTTCCTGCACATCCTGGACGAGGGCCGCATCGCCATCGCCGCGCTCTCGACGGGTGCCGCAGAGGGATGCCTGGAAGCAGCGATCGACTACGCCCGGAAGCGCACGGTGTTCGGCGAAGCCCTCGCGACGCGGCAGGGGATCCAGTTCCTCCTCGCACGCATGCAGCAGCGGGTGCACCTCGCCCGCCTCGCGTGGCATCACGCAGCCCGGCTGCGCGACGCCGGCAAGCCGTTCAAGACGCAGGCGGCGATCGCCAAGCTGACCGCGAGCGACGCCGCCATGGACAACGCGCGGGATGCCACCCAGGTCTTCGGCGGCAACGGGTTCATGAACGAGTACCCGGTGGCCCGGCACTACCGGGACTCCAAGATCCTCGAGATCGGCGAGGGCACCAACGAGGTGCAGCTCCTCGTGATAGCCCGGGCGCTGGGCGTCGCGTGA